In Erigeron canadensis isolate Cc75 chromosome 1, C_canadensis_v1, whole genome shotgun sequence, a single window of DNA contains:
- the LOC122583015 gene encoding uncharacterized protein LOC122583015, with amino-acid sequence MVIPVSLEEIKDVMFSIGDNKAPGPDGFTSAFFKKSWRVIGDEVSSAIQDFFVHGRLLQEVNHTILALIPKVSTPATVFDYRPISCCNVIYKCISKIITNRSKPGLDTLVSINQSAFIPGRKISDNILLTQELMHNYHLNRGPPRCAFKIDIHKAYDTVSWDFLRENLVKFDFHQTMVNWIMACVTSVSYSLSINGDLHGYFKGKRGLRQGDPMSPYLFTLVMEVLSLLFQRASLENPFKFHAQCNKQKIISVCFADDLFLFARGDINSTKTLMDVLNHFQRISGLSPSLTKSTAFFCSIADHTKQAILAIMPFDEGKLPVRYLGVPLISTRLGYKDCKVLVERMEKRIDDWKTKTLSFAGRLHIINSVLASMHIYWASIFILPARVIKELEQKMRNFLWGMGPGGKVKSKASWKSVCLPKYEGGLGIKRISNFNKALITSHIWSIVTDRESLWVRWIHSYKLKGRNFWDVTPCGSMSWGWRKILLLRDTIRPYIWKNIGNGLSTLVWNDTWNERCPLRNFISTRDIMRAGFRLDSNITDVLSNDQWTWPQEWYNTYPVLDQIHPPMVHHNIHDRTVWKDLDGVEQEFSVSEVWNDVRYKQDKVPWVNSVWFSTCVPRHAFHLWLVFHNKLKTQDRLKAWEVGSATNLNLMCCPFCQKGIDSRSHLFFQCSFSLQVWGQIKHMANMSAVVESWDSIARWLISRSSSTQNSAESVIARLLVAAASYFLWLERNSRLFSNTKCSEAQVREKIMTTVRLKLLSLKFKATSSNRQGDGLFRKKKENSPAPFSSLRNGSTIVPSLASEFNKGLGSHTYVPPSVGRLRDDASHPAHARALAKAMTPLILALEHDHRSLDDLNDKLNLYAYHAVVVGASYRGCADAKIEELSGIISMLKSEREAHLEEDRVYGDKLKLIMEENDKENARLSCKLNSKSISLGERERELAESQAEVEKLRGELAMERSMREELSDSSYRGKDFIDAFPDLFRGLLSHSDVLSPFKLFNQTSLLAGLCKGSIKVFRWIEENAKMH; translated from the exons ATGGTCATTCCTGTTTCTTTGGAGGAAATTAAGGATGTTATGTTCTCCATTGGTGACAACAAAGCTCCTGGTCCAGATGGATTTACCTCTGCATTCTTTAAGAAATCATGGAGAGTTATTGGCGATGAAGTGAGTTCAGCAATACAGGATTTCTTTGTGCATGGGCGCCTCCTTCAAGAGGTTAACCATACTATCCTTGCTCTTATTCCTAAAGTAAGTACCCCTGCTACTGTGTTCGACTATCGGCCTATTTCGTGTTGTAATGTGATATACAAATGTATTAGCAAAATAATTACAAATAGAAGTAAGCCTGGCCTTGATACTCTGGTTAGTATAAACCAGTCGGCCTTTATACCTGGAAGGAAGATATCTGACAATATCTTGCTCACCCAGGAACTCATGCACAATTATCATCTTAATAGAGGCCCGCCTAGATGTGCATTTAAAATAGATATTCATAAGGCTTATGATACTGTCAGCTGGGATTTTTTAAGGGAAAATCTAGTGAAGTTTGATTTCCACCAAACTATGGTTAATTGGATTATGGCGTGTGTTACTAGTGTTTCCTATTCTTTGAGTATTAATGGTGATCTGCATGGATATTTCAAGGGTAAACGTGGTTTAAGGCAAGGTGACCCCATGTCACCTTACTTATTTACACTAGTTATGGAGGTTCTTTCTTTGCTTTTCCAACGAGCTTCTTTGGAGAACCCATTTAAGTTCCATGCTCAATGTAACAAGCAAAAAATTATTAGTGtttgttttgcagatgatctGTTTCTGTTTGCTAGGGGTGATATTAATTCAACTAAGACCCTTATGGACGTTTTGAACCACTTTCAAAGGATTTCTGGCCTTTCTCCGAGTCTTACAAAGAGCACAGCTTTTTTCTGTAGTATTGCTGATCATACCAAGCAAGCAATTTTAGCCATTATGCCATTTGATGAAGGTAAGCTTCCTGTTCGCTATCTAGGTGTGCCGCTTATCTCGACTAGACTAGGTTACAAAGATTGTAAGGTTTTAGTTGAAAGAATGGAAAAACGTATTGATGATTGGAAAACTAAAACCCTTTCTTTTGCTGGAAGACTCCATATTATCAACTCGGTTTTAGCTTCAATGCACATTTACTGGGCATCGATCTTCATTCTTCCTGCTCGAGTTATTAAAGAATTAGAACAAAAAATGAGAAACTTTCTATGGGGTATGGGACCTGGTGGGAAGGTTAAATCTAAAGCTTCGTGGAAATCAGTGTGTCTACCAAAATATGAAGGCGGGCTGGGAATCAaaagaatttcaaattttaataaagCACTCATCACTAGCCATATTTGGAGCATTGTGACTGATAGGGAATCGTTATGGGTTCGGTGGATACACTCCTATAAACTAAAAGGTAGAAACTTTTGGGATGTTACTCCTTGTGGATCAATGagttggggatggaggaagatCCTTCTATTACGGGACACTATCCGCCCTTACATATGGAAAAATATTGGGAATGGTCTATCTACTTTGGTATGGAATGATACTTGGAATGAGCGCTGCCCCTTAAGGAACTTCATCTCTACTAGAGACATCATGCGAGCTGGCTTTCGATTAGATTCTAATATTACTGATGTTCTTAGTAATGATCAATGGACCTGGCCTCAAGAGTGGTATAATACTTACCCTGTCCTCGATCAGATTCATCCACCTATGGTTCATCATAACATTCATGATCGAACTGTTTGGAAGGATTTGGATGGAGTGGAGCAGGAGTTCTCTGTTAGCGAGGTTTGGAATGATGTTCGGTATAAACAAGATAAAGTACCATGGGTGAATAGTGTGTGGTTTTCTACATGTGTACCAAGGCACGCGTTCCATCTATGGCTAGTTTTTCATAATAAATTGAAGACCCAAGATAGATTGAAGGCTTGGGAAGTTGGAAGTGCCACAAATCTCAACCTCATGTGCTGCCCTTTTTGCCAAAAAGGAATAGATTCTCGCTCACATCTATTTTTTCAGTGCTCTTTTTCTTTGCAGGTTTGGGGCCAAATTAAACATATGGCAAACATGTCAGCAGTTGTGGAATCATGGGATAGTATTGCAAGATGGCTAATTTCTAGATCTAGCTCTACTCAGAACTCAGCTGAAAGTGTAATCGCAAGACTCCTTGTGGCTGCTGCCTCATATTTTTTGTGGCTCGAACGTAATTCAAGATTGTTCTCTAATACCAAATGCTCTGAAGCTCAAGTAAGAGAAAAAATCATGACCACCGTGCGCCTGAAGCTTCTCTCACTCAAGTTTAAGGCTACCAGTAGTAATCGTCA GGGTGACGGCCTTTtccgaaaaaaaaaagagaactCCCCAGCTCCATTTTCTTCACTAAGGAATGGTTCTACCATTGTTCCTAGTCTTGCCTCGGAGTTCAATAAGGGTTTGGGTTCTCATACTTATGTTCCTCCTTCGGTGGGTCGTCTTAGGGATGATGCTAGTCATCCTGCTCATGCTAGGGCACTTGCTAAGGCCATGACCCCTCTAATTTTGGCCCTCGAGCATGATCATAGGTCCTTGGATGATCTTAATGATAAGCTTAATTTGTATGCTTATCATGCTGTTGTTGTGGGTGCTTCTTATCGAGGATGCGCAGATGCTAAGATTGAGGAGCTTTCTGGTATTATTTCCATGCTTAAGAGTGAGAGGGAAGCTCATCTTGAAGAAGACCGTGTTTATGGGGATAAACTCAAGTTGATTATGGAAGAGAATGATAAGGAGAATGCAAGGCTTTCTTGTAAGTTAAATTCTAAGAGCATTAGCTTGGGAGAGAGGGAGAGGGAGCTCGCTGAGTCTCAGGCTGAGGTAGAGAAACTTAGGGGGGAGCTTGCCATGGAGAGGAGTATGAGGGAGGAGTTGTCTGATTCTTCCTATAGAGGAAAGGATTTTATTGATGCCTTTCCCGACTTGTTTAGGGGACTTCTTAGTCACTCGGATGTTCTTTCTCCCTTTAAGTTATTTAATCAGACTTCTTTGTTAGCAGGGCTGTGTAAGGGTAGCATTAAGGTCTTTAGGTGGATAGAGGAAAATGCAAAAATGCATTAA
- the LOC122583113 gene encoding uncharacterized protein LOC122583113, translating to MGDFNSFLYLQDNYYGSSSISIGMKEFKECVVETELIDINSSGFHYTWTQKPKKGVGILKKIDRIMGNMQFITDFPSSYAIFQPYRVSDHTPCVLKLPSVARYRPRPFKFSSFITSKFGFLEAVEKGWKQEFKGYKMFCVVKKIRALKTPMRKLLLEQGNLHASVTSLRNELDEIQKEVDNNQGDESLREKEMTCLEKFKVASYDEECFLKQKAKIDWLNASNSNTAYFHNTVKCKNHRKRIKMIKNADGQVYEGEAVNDSLVTHYTNFLGVEQHVEPINADYLFTNVLDPHVAS from the coding sequence ATGGGGGATTTTAACTCGTTCCTCTACCTCCAAGATAATTATTATGGCTCTTCATCTATTAGCATTGGAATGAAGGAGTTTAAAGAATGTGTTGTTGAAACAGAACTTATAGATATTAATAGTTCTGGATTTCATTACACATGGactcaaaaaccgaaaaaaggtGTTGGAATTCTAAAGAAAATTGATAGAATTATGGGGAACATGCAGTTTATAACTGATTTCCCATCTTCTTATGCCATTTTTCAACCTTACCGTGTTTCTGACCATACCCCTTGTGTTCTGAAGCTGCCTTCAGTGGCTAGATACAGACCTAGGCCTTTTAAGTTTTCCAGTTTTATTACGAGCAAATTTGGGTTTTTGGAAGCTGTAGAGAAAGGATGGAAGCAGGAGTTTAAGGGGTATAAAATGTTTTGTGTTGTCAAAAAGATCAGAGCCCTTAAAACTCCCATGCGCAAGCTCTTACTTGAACAAGGTAACCTCCATGCTAGTGTCACCTCCTTAAGGAATGAACTTGATGAAATTCAAAAGGAAGTTGACAATAATCAAGGTGACGAATCTCTTCGTGAAAAGGAAATGACCTGTCTGGAAAAGTTCAAAGTAGCTTCGTATGATGAGGAATGTTTTCTGAAACAAAAAGCAAAGATTGACTGGTTAAATGCAAGTAATTCTAATACAGCATACTTTCATAACACTGTTAAATGTAAAAACCATAGAAAAcgaattaaaatgataaaaaatgcTGATGGCCAGGTTTATGAGGGTGAAGCTGTCAATGATTCTCTTGTTACGCATTATACTAATTTCCTTGGTGTTGAGCAGCATGTTGAACCGATTAATGCTGATTACTTGTTTACTAATGTTTTGGATCCTCACGTGGCTTCTTAA